The following coding sequences are from one Onychomys torridus chromosome 16, mOncTor1.1, whole genome shotgun sequence window:
- the LOC118597487 gene encoding DDB1- and CUL4-associated factor 1-like isoform X3 encodes MTTVVVHVDSKDELTAMLEQWKEDHGNGQAMVAILSRMSELIEKETEEYHKGDPDPFDDRHPVRVAPDCMLGHLLRLLSTNADFMNTLMNGYLLTSREAPLNTAACRLLLDIMPCLEAAVFFEETEGIVENLLKWAQEADQPLRTYSTALLGCAMENQQIVSRYRDENTRLVAVVLGKLRELHVQEVSLGQESKCPRPQKTSSEPRLLLDEEAVDMDYGDMAVDVVDGEQEISRDMDISFHLELSQKTSNGVYSAIEPEEASGFKKAAKHGERENDRTAKQKLGVSSSEPDCVFAKVSNSSWSEVAPWVIGTNYTLYPMTPAIEQRLLLQYLTPLGEYQDLLPLFMQLESQEVMMFYIDLKQTHDVLLTFEALKHLASLLIHNKFATDFVTHGGLQKLLEIPCPSMAATAVSICLYYLSNIQDAMERICMHPYQVLSNVVNYALWLMECSHASGCRHATLFFSGCFSFPAVLEHFDHYDGLRRLVNLISTLEILNSEDRGRHVSNYKIFATCQKGKDTCMALRKYFEAHLAIKLEQVKQSLQSPEGAIPVHSSPPYKACSYTGEQIEEMMEFLIEYGPAQLYWEPAEVFLKLSCVQLLLQLISIACKWKTYYARTDTVRFALDVLAILTVVPKIQLQLAESVKVLDEHGSTVSTVGISIILAVAEGEYFLHDAEIQKSALRVIINCVCGPDNRISSFGKFTSGTALRKLSQIPKSSEHPLAKMWNVVQSNDGIKVLLSLLSIKMPITDADQIRALACKALVGLSRSSTVAQIISKLPLFSSWQIQQLMKEPVRQDKHSYHVKFCNYAVELIEKISGKPLLLGTDVSLAGLQKAGIVAQSRICFPEKELLLLIRNHLISKGLGESATVLTREADLPMTAAPYSSAFTPVTAAAPTVSLPETPWIANGIANLLGSHTAMDASTPSVSHDFPSNTLPCPTPGSLALPGPSYADNSPLIGRTSFIRERPSLCNGRNIQVLQQKSDPSTYSQSHAVKTQLDRHLPSPPTLDSIITEHLREQHARCKNPIATCPPFSLFTSHQCPEPKQRRQAPMNFTSRLNHRAWFPKYVGIDGRGFDRHLIFRRFHPISVFPEAHEDESGLTCCAFSAQERFLMLGNCTGQLKLYNVFSGLEEASYNCHNSAITHLESSRDGSLLLTSATWGQPLSALWGMRSVFDMKHSFTEDHYVEFSKYSQDQVIGTKGDMAHIYDIETGTKMLTLFNPDLASHYKRNCATFDPTDDLVLNDGVLWDVRSAQAIHKFDKFNRNISGVFHPNGLEVIINTEIWDLRTFHLLHTVPALDQCPVVFNHTGTVMYGAMLQADDEDDFLEERMKSPFGSSFRTFNATDYKPIATIDVKQNIFDLCTDTKDCYLAVIENQGSMGAPNMDTVCRLYEVGRQCLSEEEDEEEDSETSQTTLIGKMKSTYL; translated from the exons ATGACTACAGTAGTGGTACATGTGGACTCCAAAGATGAGCTCACTGCCATGCTGGAACAGTGGAAAGAGGACCATGGTAATGGGCAGGCTATGGTAGCCATCCTTAGCAGAATGTCAgaattaattgaaaaagaaactgaagaatatCATAAAGGAGATCCAGACCCATTTGATGATCGACATCCTGTGCGAGTTGCTCCTGACTGTATGCTGGGTCACTTGCTGAGACTACTCTCCACGAATGCTGATTTCATGAACACACTGATGAATGGGTATTTGTTGACAAGCAGAGAGGCCCCTTTAAATACTGCAGCCTGCAGATTGCTACTGGACATCATGCCATGCCTAGAAGCTGCAGTGTTCTTTGAAGAAACGGAAGGGATTGTTGAAAATCTTTTGAAATGGGCCCAAGAGGCTGATCAGCCACTGAGGACATATTCTACAGCACTGTTAGGATGTGCTATGGAAAATCAACAGATTGTTTCAAGGTACAGAGATGAAAATACAAGGCTGGTGGCAGTAGTGCTTGGCAAACTGAGAGAGCTACATGTTCAGGAAGTGTCTTTGGGGCAGGAAAGTAAGTGTCCTAGGCCCCAGAAGACTTCATCAGAGCCACGCTTGCTTttggatgaggaagctgtggataTGGACTATGGTGACATGGCAGTAGATGTTGTGGATGGAGAGCAAGAAATTTCTAGAGATATGGACATCTCCTTTCATCTGGAATTAAGTCAGAAGACCAGTAATGGAGTATACTCAGCAATTGAGCCTGAGGAAGCCTCAGGATTCAAGAAGGCTGCAAAGCATGGTGAAAGAGAGAACGACAGGACAGCCAAGCAGAAATTGGGTGTGTCATCTTCTGAGCCAGATTGTGTGTTTGCTAAGGTGTCTAATAGCAGCTGGTCAGAAGTGGCCCCCTGGGTAATTGGCACCAACTATACCCTCTATCCAATGACTCCTGCTATTGAGCAGAGACTTCTTCTCCAGTACCTGACCCCTTTGGGAGAGTATCAAGACTTACTTCCCCTGTTCATGCAACTtgaatcacaggaagtgatgatGTTTTATATTGATCTGAAACAGACCCATGATGTCCTGCTTACTTTTGAGGCACTCAAGCACCTAGCATCTCTCCTCATCCATAACAAATTTGCCACAGACTTTGTTACACATGGTGGGTTACAGAAATTACTAGAAATTCCTTGTCCTTCTATGGCTGCAACTGCTGTATCAATATGCTTGTATTACCTGTCCAACATCCAGGATGCTATGGAAAGAATTTGCATGCATCCCTACCAAGTTCTCTCTAATGTGGTGAACTATGCCCTATGGTTAATGGAATGTTCTCATGCTTCAGGATGCCGCCATGCAACATTGTTTTTCTCAGGTTGCTTCTCATTTCCAGCTGTCTTGGAGCACTTTGACCATTATGATGGTCTTCGTCGCCTAGTGAACTTGATCAGTACTTTGGAGATTCTAAATTCAGAAGACCGTGGTAGACACGTGAGCAACTATAAAATCTTTGCTACCTGCCAAAAAGGCAAAGATACCTGCATGGCTCTGCGAAAGTACTTTGAGGCTCACTTGGCCATTAAACTGGAACAAGTCAAGCAGTCCCTTCAGAGCCCTGAGGGAGCTATTCCTGTGCACTCTTCCCCTCCATACAAGGCATGCTCATACACTGGTGAGCAGATTGAGGAAATGATGGAGTTTTTGATAGAATATGGCCCAGCTCAGCTGTATTGGGAACCTGCTGAAGTCTTCCTCAAGCTTTCCTGCGTGCAGCTCTTGTTGCAGCTGATTTCCATCGCCTGCAAGTGGAAGACCTATTATGCAAGGACTGACACTGTGCGCTTTGCTTTGGATGTCCTGGCCATCCTCACTGTGGTGCCAAAAATCCAGCTGCAATTGGCAGAGTCGGTGAAGGTCTTGGATGAGCATGGCTCTACTGTATCCACTGTAGGAATCAGCATCATTTTGGCAGTTGCTGAAGGTGAATATTTTCTCCATGATGCTGAAATTCAGAAGTCAGCCCTTCGAGTTATCATCAATTGTGTATGTGGCCCAGATAACCGAATATCCAGTTTTGGTAAATTTActtctggaactgctttgagAAAGCTGTCTCAGATCCCCAAGAGCAGTGAGCATCCCCTGGCCAAGATGTGGAATGTGGTCCAGTCCAATGATGGCATCAAGGTGCTTCTGTCCCTATTGTCCATCAAGATGCCCATCACAGATGCAGACCAGATCCGAGCCCTGGCTTGCAAAGCCCTAGTGGGCTTGTCGAGAAGTAGCACTGTTGCACAGATCATCAGCAAATTGCCCCTTTTTAGTAGCTGGCAGATTCAACAGCTGATGAAGGAGCCAGTGAGGCAGGATAAGCATAGCTACCATGTCAAATTCTGCAACTATGCAGTTGAGCTCATTGAGAAAATATCAGGAAAGCCTCTTTTGCTTGGCACTGATGTGTCACTGGCAGGGCTACAGAAAGCAGGCATTGTTGCCCAGTCAAGGATCTGCTTCCCTGAGAAAGAACTACTACTGTTGATAAGAAACCATCTCATTTCTAAAGGGCTTGGAGAGTCAGCAACTGTGCTGACCAGAGAGGCTGACTTGCCCATGACTGCTGCCCCATACTCTTCTGCCTTCACCCCAGTGACTGCTGCTGCTCCTACTGTCTCTCTTCCTGAGACCCCTTGGATTGCCAATGGCATTGCAAATCTACTGGGCAGCCACACTGCTATGGATGCTTCTACCCCTTCTGTCTCCCATGACTTCCCTTCCAATACTCTGCCATGCCCAACCCCGGGATCACTGGCTTTGCCTGGCCCATCATATGCAGACAACTCTCCTTTGATTGGCAGGACCAGTTTTATCAGAGAGAGGCCATCACTTTGCAATGGCAGGAATATCCAAGTGTTGCAGCAGAAGTCAGACCCCAGCACATACAGCCAGAGCCATGCTGTTAAAACACAACTGGACAGACATCTTCCTTCCCCACCAACACTGGACAGTATCATCACAGAGCATCTTAGAGAGCAACATGCTCGCTGCAAGAACCCCATTGCCACCTGtccacctttttctctctttacttcTCACCAGTGCCCTGAGCCAAAACAGAGAAGGCAAGCCCCAATGAACTTTACCTCAAGGCTAAACCACAGGGCATGGTTTCCAAAATATGTAGGTATAGATGGCAGAGGCTTTGATAGGCATCTTATCTTTAGGCGATTTCATCCTATTTCAGTGTTCCCGGAAGCTCATGAAGATGAGAGTGGCTTGACATGTTGTGCATTCTCAGCCCAGGAGCGGTTCCTGATGCTTGGGAACTGTACAGGGCAGCTGAAGCTCTACAATGTATTTAGTGGACTGGAAGAGGCCAGCTATAACTGTCACAACTCAGCCATCACACACCTTGAATCTTCCAGGGATGGGTCCTTACTTCTGACATCTGCCACTTGGGGACAGCCTTTGTCTGCACTTTGGGGGATGAGGTCAGTATTTGATATGAAGCATTCCTTCACAGAAGATCATTATGTTGAGTTCAGTAAGTACTCTCAGGATCAGGTCATAGGCACAAAAGGAGACATGGCCCATATTTATGATATTGAGACTGGCACCAAGATGTTGACTCTGTTTAACCCAGATCTTGCCAGCCACTACAAGAGGAACTGTGCCACCTTTGATCCTACAGACGATCTTGTCTTAAATGATGGGGTCCTGTGGGATGTCCGCTCTGCACAGGCCATCCACAAGTTTGACAAGTTCAACAGGAATATCAGTGGTGTTTTCCATCCCAATGGGCTGGAGGTCATCATCAATACAGAGATTTGGGACCTTCGAACTTTCCATCTTTTACACACAGTTCCTGCTCTGGATCAATGTCCTGTGGTGTTTAACCACACAGGGACAGTGATGTATGGAGCAATGTTGCAGGCAGATGATGAAGATGACTTcttggaagagagaatgaaaagccCCTTTGGGTCATCCTTCCGAACATTTAATGCAACTGATTACAAACCTATAGCAACTATTGATGTGAAACAGAACATCTTTGACCTGTGTACAGACACCAAAGACTGCTATCTTGCTGTCATTGAGAATCAAGGCAGTATGGGTGCCCCTAACATGGACACAGTATGCAGACTTTATGAAGTGGGCAGGCAGTGTCTgtcagaggaagaagatgaagaggaggactcaga GACATCTCAGACAACTCTGATTGGGAAGATGAAATCAAC